A window of the Brassica napus cultivar Da-Ae chromosome C5, Da-Ae, whole genome shotgun sequence genome harbors these coding sequences:
- the LOC106400726 gene encoding uncharacterized protein At3g06530 isoform X1 — translation MSSLLASQLQAIKAVVQADTEPSKRPYTRPSILFSPKEAADFDIESIYELGLKGLEVLGNKDERFKHFVSDLFSHKSREIDRELLGKEENARIDASISSYLRLLSGYLQFRASLETLEYLIRRYKVHVYNVEDVVLCALPYHDTHAFVRIVQLITTGNTKWKFLDGVKNSGAPPPRSVIVQQCIRDTQVLEALCDYGSRTKKYQPSKPVVSFTTAVVVEVLGSVAKVDGDIVKLILPFVDSGLQSAVKGCLDQQAGALMVVGMLANRASLNDNLIKRFMRSIIDVAREHAKESSDPHWIRLSFMALINLVQLQSVDLIPKKALDLLKEIRDISGVLRGLSKEFNIKKFLTVLLDSLLLYCSSDDQCLETLISIIDSVPVEKLVDHLISKVFSMCMTQYQKNKSDFTSSTSGSWAKKILAVVSKKYSAELRAAVQKFMEDTKGLSKKEDLKLEMLSRMLDGNSDMSLPFVDSKLWFRLHHPKAAVRCAALSSLNGDLKRDISKAENLVTIQDAIVRQLWDDDLAVVQAALSLDQLPNIVTSSSLLDALLHVVKRCVGILQSGLSQNVQLAEDVVALSLKIAVSSFCSQAETTEKVASAMFPFLLVLPKTLNLNLNVLTLGKDVNWPLFRNLGADDGMQKKLPIMSGNISSISMDIINSLGEALSLEPDERRIELIESSCNFKLSEVLESCSNMKLTEQERNKLQEGLLIRESVSALNMDVVNKLVEAFMVQPSDVIQWLTVTCQEAPLAKTLFFVVLMQSLHKMSSSSDPSQFLDLFDICFSVLKTEWEELEVAVDLSLKELSKSNCQELLYLLSDTSDFTALNSKILICLFWKLVESFIKLEHTHVSSVFSERLCSGLEDLFFFFATTRSKHVFTEHLHYRVREAKVCPVLFLTRLISREDVPPMVRIESLKCFSYLCSNGNSEWSIQIFSSFPVLLVAISIDNQDVKVAAMNCFEALFNLRCRVDSSKKNGSAAIYSSSCDELLGMIVQQRRLILSDNKFLPSYLTSLFSSTPNDLLAPVDLQKRFDQPTKESILSFILLCAQELPAYGKLRVISLLKGLGISLMRDENVKLLSHLLDKRSQYFIKLDKTSPSMSDTEVALLCLLLECSMMRSALFKEQSLDDDILNALKMDCVASEHPAVISPCLTILEKLSNQYYTELKTDVQIRFFHKLVSMFRGTSGRIQDAAKEAFLRLKISCSTVIHTLDHITQQDNLVIDSLSKKKKQKKSEEDVNGGELLRGEKALCFIASLLDMLLLKKDQAHREFLVGPLFKLLGRSMSDEWVKIASSAEETSVEPLQDVREITHASISSIQQTVLLLLKDIFDSPNMNPLKQADITNEINVKMLVEFAHSSNDGVIRNYIFSLFTSVVKIVPDRVLDHIISILTLVGESTVTQIDSHSKSIFEEFISSVIPFWLSKTKSEEQLLEIFVKVLPDIVEHRRRSIVAYLLGVIGEQNGLPSLLVLLFKSLLSRKDSAWLGNVQNSDSFISDVKREWEYAFAVEICQQYTSSTWVSSLVMLLQTISKDSSSKECLFQMRLVLEFIFEKLQDPEFAFAVSLEPRNNISVGIQQELQELMKGCILLPQAVDSTKEKDVTSAVRKEIKMRIHDVLMTVTGVMDLSIYFRVVTSLLKQQSDRNGTKKVLGLISARAKDSTTSKPKHKKRLPNQKRGNPWLNLDEAAVEAFGKMCEEIVNVIVETDEDSDVPAKRAAISTLEVLASRLPSGHPIFSKCLASVAEGISSKNLGVSSSCLRTTGALINVLGPKSLVELPRIMKNLVQQSREVSSASTGDATAEEQLLMMSVLVTLEAVIEKLGGFLNPHLGDIIRLMVLHREYVSDFDKNLKSKANAIRRLLTEKIPVRLTLQPLLRIYDEAVSSGDASLVIAFDMLENLVAKMDRASVVCNHAKIFDQCLAALDIRRQNPATIQNVDDAEKSVINATVTLTKKLTESEFKPLFIRSIDWAESEIVDGSGNESKSVDRSISFYGLVNRLCKAHTSIFVPYFKFMLDGIVSHLTSAGGASVSTTRKKKKAKIQETDDTLPPKRWHLRALVLSSLNNCFLHDTGSLKFLDANNFQVLLKPIVSQLLVEPPSDLKELPNVPSVEEVDELLVTCIGQMAVASGSDLLWKPLNHEVLMQTRSEKLRARLLSLRSVKQMMDNLKEEYLVLLAETIPFLGELLEDVDLSVKSLSQDIITQLEVMSGEDLAQHL, via the exons TAACACCAAGTGGAAGTTTCTGGATGGGGTGAAAAATTCAGGTGCTCCACCTCCTAGATCGGTTATCGTTCAGCAGTGTATACGTGATACGCAGGTCTTGGAGGCCTTGTGTGACTAT GGATCTCGGACTAAGAAGTACCAGCCTTCAAAACCCGTGGTCAGCTTCACCACAGCTGTTGTCGTCGAGGTTCTTGGTTCTGTTGCAAAGGTTGATGGAGATATCGTGAAGCTGATTTTGCCGTTTGTCGACTCTGGTCTTCAATCTGCTGTGAAAGGATGTTTAGATCAGCAG gcTGGTGCGTTAATGGTTGTTGGTATGCTGGCCAACAGAGCCTCGCTAAATGATAATCTTATCAAGCGTTTTATGAGATCAATCATCGATGTTGCTCGTGAACATGCCAAAGAATCCTCTGATCCTCATTGGATTCGGTTGTCGTTTATGGCATTGATTAATTTGGTTCAG TTGCAGTCTGTGGACTTGATTCCAAAGAAAGCTTTGGACCTTTTAAAGGAAATAAG GGATATTTCTGGTGTTCTTCGAGGCCTGTCCAAAGAGTTCAACATCAAGAAGTTCCTGACAGTGTTACTAGATTCTCTTCTCCTTTACTG TTCCTCAGATGATCAGTGCCTAGAAACTTTAATTTCGATAATTGATAGTGTTCCAGTAGAAAAATTGGTTGATCATTTGATCTCCAAGGTTTTCTCTATGTGTATGACACAATATCAGAAGAACAAAAGTGATTTTACATCTTCTACATCTG GGAGCTGGGCTAAGAAAATTCTAGCTGTTGTTAGTAAGAAGTATTCCGCTGAACTACGTGCAGCAGTACAAAAATTTATGGAG GATACTAAAGGTCTGTCGAAGAAAGAAGATTTGAAGCTGGAGATGTTGTCTCGTATGCTGGATGGGAATTCAGACATGTCCCTGCCGTTCGTGGATTCAAAATTGTGGTTCCGTCTCCACCATCCCAAG GCTGCTGTACGTTGTGCTGCGCTTTCTAGTCTAAACGGTGATCTCAAGCGTGATATATCTAAAGCAGAG AACCTTGTCACAATTCAAGATGCTATTGTGCGCCAGCTTTGGGATGATGATCTGGCTGTTGTTCAGGCCGCCCTGTCCCTTGATCAGTTGCCGAATATAGTAACCTCTTCTAGTCTTCTGGATGCTTTGCTTCATGTGGTGAAACGTTGTGTTGGGATTCTCCAATCAG GTTTATCACAAAATGTTCAACTGGCAGAAGATGTCGTTGCTTTATCCCTTAAAATTGCTGTCTCAAGTTTCTGTAGTCAAGCAGAGACTACTGAGAAAGTCGCCTCTGCAATGTTCCCATTTCTTTTAGTTCTGCCGAAG ACTTTGAATTTAAACCTAAATGTGCTGACATTGGGGAAGGATGTTAACTGGCCACTTTTCAGGAATCTTGGTGCTGATGACGGAATG CAGAAGAAGCTCCCAATCATGTCAGGAAACATATCCTCGATAAGCATGGATATTATTAATAGTTTGGGGGAGGCACTTTCCTTGGAACCTGATGAGCGTAGGATTGAGCTAATTGAGAGTTCTTGCAATTTTAAGCTCTCTGAAGTTTTGGAATCATGCAGCAATATGAAATTGACAGAACAGGAACGCAATAAGTTGCAG GAGGGACTGTTGATCCGCGAAAGTGTGTCTGCATTGAACATGGATGTCGTTAACAAGCTGGTGGAAGCATTTATGGTGCAACCTAGTGACGTTATTCAATGGCTTACTGTCACTTGCCAAGAGGCACCGTTGGCAAAGACGCTGTTCTTTGTGGTGTTGATGCAGTCATTGCACAAGATGAGTTCTTCTTCTG ATCCTAGTCAATTTTTGGATCTTTTCGACATTTGCTTTTCTGTTTTAAAGACCGAGTGGGAAGAACTTGAGGTTGCAGTTGATCTCTCTTTGAAAGAG CTGTCGAAAAGCAACTGCCAAGAACTCTTATATCTACTTTCTGACACCTCTGATTTTACTGCACTGAATTCAAAGATTCTTATCTGCTTGTTTTGGAAGCTGGTTGAGTCCTTCATAAAACTTGAACACACTCATGTCTCTTCG GTTTTTAGCGAAAGGTTGTGTAGCGGACTTGAagacttgtttttcttttttgcaacAACCCGATCAAAGCATGTTTTCACGGAACATCTCCACTACCGTGTGAGAGAAGCCAAAGTCTGTCCCGTTTTGTTTCTCACTCGGCTCATATCACGAGAAG ATGTTCCTCCCATGGTCAGAATTGAAAGTCTCAAATGCTTCTCGTATCTTTGCTCTAATGGAAATAGTGAATGGTCGATTCAGATATTCTCTAGTTTTCCAGTACTTCTGGTTGCCATATCGATTGATAATCAG GACGTTAAAGTAGCTGCTATGAATTGCTTTGAGGCGCTCTTCAACCTACGGTGTCGTGTTGACTCTAGCAAGAAAAATG GGAGTGCTGCAATCTATAGTAGTTCTTGTGATGAACTGTTGGGAATGATTGTTCAACAAAGGAGGCTTATATTGTCGGACAATAAGTTTCTTCCATCCTACTTGACATCGTTGTTCAGTTCAACCCCTAATGACTTACTAGCGCCTGTGGACCTGCAAAAAAG GTTTGATCAACCCACAAAAGAAAGCATTCTTTCGTTCATCTTATTGTGTGCGCAAGAACTTCCTGCTTATGGGAAG CTAAGAGTTATATCACTGCTAAAGGGTCTGGGCATCTCACTTATGCGTGATGAAAATGTTAAGTTATTGTCTCACCTTCTAGACAAACGTAGTCAATACTTCATTAAACTGGATAAAACTTCCCCTTCAATGTCAGACACTGAGGTCGCTTTGTTGTGCCTTCTTCTGGAG TGCTCCATGATGCGTTCAGCGTTGTTCAAAGAGCAGTCTCTTGATGATGATATACTGAACGCATTGAAA ATGGATTGTGTGGCATCAGAGCATCCTGCTGTTATCTCCCCTTGTCTTACTATTTTGGAGAAGTTAAGCAATCAATATTATACAGAACTGAAGACCGACGTTCAG ATTCGTTTCTTCCACAAGCTCGTGTCAATGTTTCGAGGTACAAGTGGCAGAATACAAGATGCTGCTAAAGAAGCTTTCTTACGCCTGAAG ATTTCTTGTTCAACGGTTATCCATACCCTCGATCATATCACTCAGCAGGATAATCTTGTTATTGATTCTttgagcaagaagaagaaacagaagaaaTCAGAAGAAGACGTAAATGGTGGGGAACTTCTAAGAGGAGAAAAGGCTCTCTGTTTCATTGCCTCGTTACTTGACATGCTGCTTCTAAAGAAAGATCAAGCTCACAG GGAGTTCCTTGTAGGGCCTTTGTTTAAGCTCCTAGGAAGATCTATGTCTGATGAATGGGTGAAGATTGCTTCGTCGGCTGAGGAAACCTCAGTTGAACCTCTTCAGGATGTTCGTGAAATAACTCATGCATCTATTTCTTCCATCCAACAGACAGTGCTCTTACTCCTGAAAGATATATTTGATTCTCCGAATATGAATCCTTTGAAG CAGGCTGACATAACAAATGAAATCAATGTCAAAATGCTGGTTGAGTTTGCTCATTCCTCAAATGATGGAGTCATACGGAACTATATCTTCTCCCTCTTCACTTCAGTAGTTAAAATTGTCCCAGATAGAGTTTTGGACCATATCATCAGCATACTTACACTGGTTGGCGAATCAACAGTGACACAG ATTGATAGCCACTCGAAGTCGATCTTTGAGGAGTTTATATCATCGGTTATTCCATTTTGGCTGTCTAAGACTAAAAGTGAGGAGCAGTTGCTGGAG atttttgttAAAGTGTTGCCTGATATTGTTGAGCATAGAAGGCGTTCTATTGTAGCTTACCTGCTGGG AGTTATTGGTGAACAAAATGGCCTGCCTTCTTTACTTGTCCTCTTGTTCAAGTCCCTACTTTCAAGGAAAGACTCAGCTTGGCTTGGTAATGTCCAGAATTCGGATAGTTTTATATCCGATGTTAAGAGGGAGTGGGAGTATGCCTTTGCCGTGGAAATATGCCAACAGTATACTTCTTCAACATGGGTCTCATCCCTGGTCATGCTTCTTCAAACTATCAGCAAAGACAGTTCTAGTAAAGAGTGCTTATTTCAGATGCGGCTTGTCTTAGAATTTATATTCGAGAAATTGCAAGACCCAGAATTTGCATTTGCAGTGTCACTTGAACCAAGAAATAATATTTCAGTTGGCATTCAG CAAGAACTACAGGAGCTTATGAAGGGTTGTATACTTCTCCCGCAAGCTGTTGATTCCACAAAGGAGAAAGATGTGACTTCTGCTGTTAGAAAGGAAATCAAAATGCGTATACATGATGTCCTGATGACTGTTACAGGAGTTATGGATCTGTCTATATATTTCAGAGTTGTTACTAGCTTACTTAAGCAGCAGTCAGATCGTAATGGGACGAAAAAG GTACTTGGGCTTATAAGTGCGAGAGCTAAGGACTCCACTACTTCTAAACCGAAACACAAGAAGAGGCTCCCCAATCAGAAAAGAGGAAATCCTTGGTTGAACCTGGATGAGGCGGCTGTTGAAGCTTTCGGGAAGATGTGCGAGGAAATCGTCAATGTAATTGTTGAGACAGATGAAGATTCAGATGTTCCAGCTAAACGAGCTGCCATTTCTACACTGGAAGTTTTGGCTAGCAGGCTTCCCTCTGGTCACCCGATCTTCAGCAAGTGTCTTGCATCTGTCGCAGAAGGCATCAGCTCAAAGAATCTGGGAGTTTCTTCAAGCTGTCTTCGTACAACCGGTGCGTTGATCAATGTTCTTGGCCCAAAGTCACTCGTTGAACTTCCACGCATAATGAAGAATCTGGTACAACAATCGCGCGAAGTATCATCTGCATCAACTGGAGACGCAACAGCCGAGGAACAGTTGCTTATGATGTCTGTTCTCGTCACTTTGGAAGCAGTGATTGAAAAACTCGGAGGTTTCCTAAATCCCCACCTTGGGGATATCATTAGACTCATGGTGCTGCATCGTGAATATGTTTCTGACTTCGACAAGAACCTTAAATCCAAAGCCAACGCCATCAGGCGACTCCTTACTGAAAAAATACCA GTCCGCCTCACTCTGCAACCTCTTCTACGAATATACGATGAGGCTGTTAGTTCTGGCGATGCAAGTTTGGTGATTGCTTTCGATATGCTAGAGAATCTAGTCGCAAAAATGGATAGAGCATCTGTTGTTTGCAACCATGCAAAGATTTTCGACCAATGCTTAGCTGCCTTAGATATCCGACGCCAAAATCCAGCAACAATTCAGAACGTTGATGATGCGGAGAAAAGTGTAATCAATGCGACGGTTACACTCACAAAGAAGCTAACCGAGTCTGAGTTCAAACCCCTCTTTATCAGGAGTATCGATTGGGCAGAGTCAGAGATTGTAGATGGATCTGGGAATGAAAGCAAGAGCGTCGACAGATCTATCTCTTTCTATGGTCTGGTGAATAGACTCTGCAAGGCTCACAC GTCGATCTTTGTACCGTATTTCAAATTCATGCTTGACGGTATTGTATCGCATCTCACCAGTGCGGGAGGAGCATCAGTTTCAACAAcgaggaagaaaaagaaagccAAAATTCAGGAAACGGATGATACTCTACCACCAAAACGCTGGCATCTTAGGGCGTTGGTGCTTTCTTCTTTGAATAACTGCTTTTTGCATGATACTGGAAGCTTGAAGTTTCTCGACGCAAATAACTTCCAG GTGCTATTGAAGCCTATAGTATCACAGCTTCTTGTTGAACCGCCATCTGATTTGAAGGagcttccaaatgtaccatctGTAGAAGAGGTTGATGAGTTGCTGGTCACATGCATCGGTCAAATGGCTGTAGCCTCGGGCTCTGATCTCCTCTGGAAACCACTCAACCACGAG GTGCTAATGCAAACAAGGAGTGAGAAGTTGCGTGCGAGGT